The Musa acuminata AAA Group cultivar baxijiao chromosome BXJ1-3, Cavendish_Baxijiao_AAA, whole genome shotgun sequence genome window below encodes:
- the LOC135617962 gene encoding tuliposide A-converting enzyme 2, chloroplastic-like, with the protein MATDRDAEVDVELFSIVRVYKSGRFERLTGDDVVPAGVDPDTGVASKDVVIDPNAGISARLFLPDVSCLPHAKLPVLVYYHGGGFCIESPFSSRYTSFLNSLVAKAKVIAVSVCYRLAPEHPLPTAYHDSLAALRWVASHADGGEESWLAEHGDLGRLFVSGDSAGANIAHHVARLVGISGLGTGARIKGAALIHPYFWGEEPVGSETRDRETREKSERLWRLVCPGTTGMDDTLINPLAEGAPGLKGLACERVLVEVAGDDLLRERGRAYYDGLKASGWGGEAEMVETEGEGHVFHLDNPTSDKALAFMDRLVAFLNRD; encoded by the coding sequence ATGGCAACGGATCGCGACGCCGAAGTCGACGTCGAGCTCTTCTCCATCGTCCGCGTCTACAAGAGCGGCCGCTTCGAGCGCCTTACCGGCGACGACGTCGTCCCCGCCGGTGTCGACCCGGACACCGGCGTCGCGTCCAAGGACGTGGTCATCGACCCGAACGCCGGCATCTCCGCGCGTCTCTTCCTCCCTGATGTGTCCTGCCTCCCGCACGCTAAGCTGCCGGTGCTCGTCTACTACCACGGCGGCGGCTTCTGCATCGAGTCGCCCTTCTCCTCGAGGTATACCAGCTTCCTCAACTCCCTGGTGGCCAAGGCCAAGGTGATCGCGGTGTCGGTCTGCTACCGTCTGGCGCCCGAGCACCCGCTGCCCACCGCCTACCACGATTCGCTGGCGGCGCTCCGGTGGGTCGCGTCGCACGCTGACGGCGGCGAGGAGAGCTGGCTGGCGGAACACGGGGACTTGGGCCGCTTGTTCGTGTCGGGCGACAGCGCCGGGGCCAACATAGCCCACCACGTGGCCCGCTTAGTGGGGATCAGCGGATTGGGGACCGGCGCGAGGATCAAAGGGGCGGCGCTGATACATCCCTACTTCTGGGGGGAGGAGCCGGTGGGATCGGAGACGAGGGACAGGGAGACGAGAGAGAAATCGGAGAGGCTGTGGAGGCTGGTGTGCCCGGGGACGACGGGGATGGACGACACGCTGATCAACCCGCTGGCGGAGGGGGCGCCGGGGCTGAAGGGGCTGGCCTGCGAGCGCGTGCTGGTGGAGGTGGCGGGGGACGACCTGCTGAGGGAGAGAGGGAGGGCGTACTACGATGGGCTGAAGGCGAGCGGGTGGGGAGGTGAGGCGGAGATGGTCGAGACAGAGGGGGAGGGGCATGTCTTCCACCTCGACAATCCTACTTCCGACAAGGCTTTGGCCTTCATGGAtcgcttggttgccttcctcaacCGAGACTGA